In a genomic window of Comamonadaceae bacterium OTU4NAUVB1:
- the ugpC gene encoding sn-glycerol-3-phosphate ABC transporter ATP-binding protein UgpC: MASVTIQGVKKNFGEVPILHGVDIDIQDGSFTVLVGPSGCGKSTLLRMIAGLEQVNGGEIRIGERRVNDLPPKERDIAMVFQNYALYPHMTVRDNMAFSLTLAKADKSVVDAKVQRAAEILALVPMLERYPRQLSGGQRQRVAMGRAIVRDPQVFLFDEPLSNLDAKLRVAMRSEIKELHQRLRTTSIYVTHDQIEAMTMGDKIVVMRDGRIEQTGSPLELYDRPANQFVAGFIGSPSMNFLPGTLHRASGAAHVELADGTRLDAPLHAGGTDGQPVVYGTRPEHLVLSAHDGIPSRVVVMEPTGMDTFVSCRHAGTELSAVFRERHDFEPGSVIHLQPDLQRAHLFDADTGARLAA, from the coding sequence ATGGCGAGTGTCACGATCCAGGGCGTCAAGAAGAACTTCGGCGAGGTGCCCATCCTCCATGGCGTCGACATCGACATCCAGGACGGCTCCTTCACCGTGCTGGTGGGTCCGTCGGGCTGCGGCAAGTCGACCCTGCTGCGCATGATCGCCGGGCTCGAGCAGGTCAACGGCGGAGAGATCCGCATCGGCGAGCGGCGCGTGAACGACCTGCCGCCGAAGGAGCGCGACATCGCGATGGTGTTCCAGAACTACGCGCTCTATCCGCACATGACGGTGCGCGACAACATGGCGTTCTCGCTCACCCTGGCCAAGGCCGACAAGTCGGTGGTGGACGCCAAGGTGCAGCGCGCCGCCGAGATCCTGGCGCTGGTGCCGATGCTCGAGCGCTACCCGCGCCAGCTCTCCGGCGGCCAGCGCCAGCGCGTGGCGATGGGACGCGCCATCGTGCGCGACCCGCAGGTGTTCCTGTTCGACGAGCCGCTGTCCAACCTCGACGCCAAGCTGCGCGTGGCCATGCGCAGCGAGATCAAGGAGCTGCACCAGCGCCTGCGCACCACCTCCATCTACGTCACGCACGACCAGATCGAGGCCATGACCATGGGCGACAAGATCGTGGTGATGCGCGACGGCCGCATCGAGCAGACCGGCAGCCCGCTGGAGCTGTACGACCGCCCGGCCAACCAGTTCGTGGCCGGCTTCATCGGCTCGCCGTCGATGAACTTCCTGCCCGGCACGCTGCACCGCGCGAGCGGCGCGGCGCACGTCGAGCTGGCCGACGGCACGCGCCTGGACGCCCCGCTGCACGCCGGCGGCACCGACGGCCAGCCGGTGGTCTACGGCACCCGGCCCGAGCACCTGGTGCTCTCCGCGCACGACGGCATCCCCTCCCGTGTGGTGGTGATGGAGCCCACCGGCATGGACACCTTCGTCTCGTGCCGCCACGCCGGCACCGAGCTGTCGGCGGTCTTCCGGGAGCGCCACGACTTCGAGCCCGGCAGCGTCATCCACCTGCAGCCCGACCTGCAGCGCGCGCACCTCTTCGACGCCGACACCGGCGCCCGCCTGGCGGCCTGA
- a CDS encoding LLM class flavin-dependent oxidoreductase: MTTPSTPSTPLSILDLSPVCEGSTPAQSFRNSLSLAQHGERLGYRRYWLAEHHGMPGIASAATSVLLANIGAGTSTIRIGAGGVMLPNHSPLVIAEQFGTLESLYPGRIDLGLGRAPGSDQRTAQALRRDLQSDADQFPQDVIELMDFMSESPRQSVLAVPGRGLKVPVWILGSSTFGAQLAAHLGLPYAFASHFAPQQMMQAVRLYRETFKPSAQLARPYVMLGFNVFAADTDAEAQFQASSWQQAFVNLRSGRPGRLPPPVRGYRENVGPGERTLLDSVLSCSAVGAPETVREQLAAFVERTGADELMVTSQVFDHAARLRSYEILASVQQELAPA; encoded by the coding sequence ATGACCACGCCGTCCACCCCGTCCACTCCGCTGTCCATCCTCGATCTCTCCCCGGTCTGCGAAGGCAGCACCCCCGCCCAGTCGTTCCGCAATTCGCTCTCGCTCGCGCAGCACGGCGAGCGCCTGGGCTACCGCCGCTACTGGCTCGCCGAACACCACGGCATGCCCGGCATCGCCAGCGCGGCGACGTCGGTGCTGCTGGCGAACATCGGCGCGGGCACCTCGACCATCCGCATCGGCGCGGGCGGCGTGATGCTGCCCAACCACTCGCCGCTGGTGATCGCCGAGCAGTTCGGCACGCTCGAATCGCTCTATCCCGGGCGCATCGACCTCGGCCTGGGCCGCGCGCCGGGCTCCGACCAGCGCACCGCGCAGGCCCTGCGGCGCGACCTGCAGTCCGACGCCGACCAGTTTCCGCAGGACGTGATCGAGCTGATGGACTTCATGAGCGAGTCGCCGCGCCAGTCGGTGCTGGCGGTGCCGGGCCGCGGCCTGAAGGTGCCGGTCTGGATCCTCGGTTCGAGCACCTTCGGCGCCCAGCTCGCCGCCCACCTGGGCCTGCCCTATGCCTTCGCGTCGCACTTCGCGCCGCAGCAGATGATGCAGGCCGTGCGCCTCTACCGCGAGACCTTCAAGCCCTCGGCCCAGCTGGCCCGCCCGTACGTGATGCTGGGCTTCAACGTGTTCGCGGCCGACACCGACGCCGAGGCGCAGTTCCAGGCCAGCTCGTGGCAGCAGGCCTTCGTCAACCTGCGCAGCGGCCGGCCGGGCCGCCTGCCGCCGCCGGTGCGGGGCTACCGCGAGAACGTCGGGCCTGGCGAGCGCACGCTGCTGGACTCGGTGCTGTCGTGTTCGGCCGTGGGTGCGCCGGAGACGGTGCGCGAACAGCTCGCCGCGTTCGTCGAGCGCACCGGCGCGGACGAGCTGATGGTGACCTCGCAGGTGTTCGACCACGCGGCGCGGCTGCGCTCCTACGAGATCCTGGCGAGCGTGCAGCAGGAACTGGCGCCGGCCTGA
- a CDS encoding glycosyltransferase family 39 protein encodes MRPDRTRPPHALSPAAAFGCFALLHVALWTLLPSLLAANLPLDTIEALSWGREWQAGYYKHPPASGWLAELFRWGSLDWPLFLLSQLAIAAAFWAAWEIARDVLPPWTALVAVMALEGVNYYNLTGLEFNANVVQYPCWAIASLAFWRAARRAPGTAGGAGLGWWVLLGVACGFGALGKYSFLTLPVSMAVALIAVPSLRGHWRGAGPWLTLVISLAMFAPHLAWAHANDYPTLRYATGRAMAAGGGSGGAVVARLKDIAAFLGAQAGSVAPLALLLWIANGWRRRGGGAVAGSAVAGGVAGNRAADGGVALRGRDGWLLLAMGGGPLAIYLIAGAAGVHLHDMWGSPLFLVIGPALAAALGLRLRHPKRFAWAFAVWTLVLVLLYGLIAIGGPLARGRLSRIHYPGRELAVDVAQGWHRAVGSQAPLRIVAGHAWPAGNVAQYLPPQAGGRPSVYIDADPGRAAWLDDAAVRTRGAVFVWEAVSGQVLETPPVLPPADWSARFPGLRVQPPLHLTARRFGRPFEVTVGWAILPPAGDTMPAETTGPAR; translated from the coding sequence ATGCGCCCTGACCGCACCCGCCCTCCGCACGCCCTGTCGCCGGCCGCCGCCTTCGGGTGCTTCGCGCTCCTGCACGTCGCGCTCTGGACCCTGCTGCCGAGCCTGCTGGCCGCCAACCTGCCGCTGGACACCATCGAGGCCCTGAGCTGGGGCCGCGAGTGGCAGGCCGGCTACTACAAGCACCCGCCGGCCTCGGGCTGGCTGGCCGAGCTGTTCCGCTGGGGGTCCCTGGACTGGCCGCTGTTCCTGCTCTCGCAGCTCGCCATCGCCGCCGCCTTCTGGGCCGCCTGGGAGATCGCGCGGGACGTGCTGCCGCCGTGGACCGCGCTGGTGGCGGTGATGGCCCTCGAGGGCGTCAATTACTACAACCTCACCGGCCTGGAATTCAACGCCAACGTGGTGCAGTACCCGTGCTGGGCCATCGCCTCGCTGGCCTTCTGGCGCGCGGCGCGGCGCGCTCCGGGCACGGCGGGCGGCGCCGGCCTGGGCTGGTGGGTGCTGCTGGGGGTGGCGTGCGGTTTCGGGGCGCTGGGCAAGTACTCCTTCCTGACCCTGCCGGTGTCGATGGCGGTGGCGCTGATCGCGGTGCCGTCGCTGCGCGGCCACTGGCGCGGCGCCGGCCCCTGGCTGACCCTGGTCATCTCGCTGGCGATGTTCGCGCCGCACCTGGCGTGGGCGCACGCCAACGACTATCCGACGCTGCGCTATGCCACCGGGCGCGCGATGGCGGCGGGTGGCGGCTCCGGCGGCGCGGTCGTCGCCCGCCTGAAGGACATCGCCGCCTTCCTGGGCGCGCAGGCGGGCTCGGTCGCGCCCCTGGCGCTGCTGCTGTGGATCGCCAACGGCTGGCGGCGACGCGGCGGCGGTGCCGTGGCTGGGAGTGCCGTGGCCGGTGGCGTCGCCGGGAACCGCGCGGCGGACGGCGGCGTCGCGCTGCGGGGCCGCGACGGCTGGCTGCTGCTGGCGATGGGCGGTGGGCCGCTCGCCATCTACCTGATCGCCGGCGCGGCCGGGGTGCACCTGCACGACATGTGGGGCTCGCCCCTGTTCCTGGTGATCGGGCCGGCGCTGGCGGCGGCGCTCGGCCTGCGGTTGCGGCACCCGAAGCGCTTCGCCTGGGCCTTCGCCGTCTGGACGCTGGTGCTGGTGCTGCTCTACGGGCTGATCGCCATCGGCGGGCCGCTCGCGCGCGGCCGGCTCTCGCGCATCCACTACCCCGGGCGCGAACTGGCCGTGGACGTGGCGCAGGGCTGGCACCGGGCGGTCGGGTCGCAGGCGCCGTTGCGCATCGTCGCGGGCCATGCCTGGCCGGCGGGCAACGTGGCGCAGTACCTGCCGCCGCAGGCCGGCGGACGGCCCTCTGTGTACATCGACGCCGACCCCGGCCGCGCCGCCTGGCTCGACGACGCCGCGGTGCGGACGCGGGGCGCGGTGTTCGTGTGGGAGGCGGTGTCGGGCCAGGTGCTGGAGACGCCGCCGGTCCTGCCGCCGGCGGACTGGTCGGCGCGCTTTCCGGGCCTGCGGGTGCAGCCGCCGCTGCACCTGACGGCGCGGCGTTTCGGCCGGCCCTTCGAGGTCACGGTCGGCTGGGCGATCCTGCCGCCGGCCGGCGATACGATGCCCGCCGAGACCACCGGACCGGCGCGCTGA
- a CDS encoding extracellular solute-binding protein, which produces MTEFNRRRFLEGTAGLTAAASLGAGSTLFATAAQAQTMTFKPEAGAKLRVLRWSRFVQGDIDAYMANVKKFTEATGVEVRVDNEGWEDVRPKAAVAANTGAGPDIILSTNDDANLYPDKLLDVTDLAEYLGKKYGGWYPAGEAFMRPDGKKWIGLPLGASGSLIVYRESMVKAAGFDTFPKTTDGFLKLYQALKAKGTPGGMALGNATGDSVWCNWLVWSHGGKLVDKSNKVVIDSPETIKALEYAKELYANFIPGTLSWLDPNNNKAFLDGQISITNNGISIYFTSKNSADPKLKELAADINHAVFPIGPVGVPTESHLFFNQMVMKYTKYPMAAKEFLRFMMEKEQFDPWLQGGGGYVAQPLRFYENSAIWTSDPKNMPYRDSVKNLRPGGYDGKLGYASAGAAADFIIPNMVAEAASGARTPKEAAERAQKRAERYYKT; this is translated from the coding sequence ATGACCGAGTTCAATCGCCGCAGGTTTCTGGAAGGCACCGCCGGCCTCACCGCCGCCGCCTCGCTGGGCGCGGGCAGCACGCTGTTCGCGACGGCCGCGCAGGCCCAGACCATGACCTTCAAGCCCGAAGCCGGCGCCAAGCTGCGCGTGCTGCGCTGGAGCCGCTTCGTGCAGGGCGACATCGACGCCTACATGGCCAACGTGAAGAAGTTCACCGAGGCCACGGGCGTCGAGGTGCGGGTGGACAACGAGGGCTGGGAGGACGTGCGTCCCAAGGCGGCGGTGGCGGCCAACACCGGCGCCGGCCCGGACATCATCCTGTCGACCAACGACGACGCCAACCTGTACCCCGACAAGCTGCTCGACGTGACCGACCTGGCCGAGTACCTGGGCAAGAAGTACGGCGGCTGGTATCCCGCCGGCGAGGCCTTCATGCGGCCCGACGGCAAGAAATGGATCGGCCTGCCGCTGGGCGCCTCCGGTTCGCTGATCGTCTACCGCGAGAGCATGGTCAAGGCCGCCGGCTTCGACACCTTCCCCAAGACCACCGACGGCTTCCTCAAGCTCTACCAGGCGCTCAAGGCCAAGGGCACGCCCGGGGGCATGGCGCTGGGCAACGCGACGGGCGACAGCGTGTGGTGCAACTGGCTGGTGTGGTCGCACGGCGGCAAGCTGGTGGACAAGTCCAACAAGGTCGTGATCGACAGCCCGGAGACGATCAAGGCGCTCGAATACGCCAAGGAGCTCTACGCGAACTTCATCCCCGGCACCCTGTCGTGGCTGGACCCGAACAACAACAAGGCCTTCCTCGACGGCCAGATCAGCATCACCAACAACGGCATCTCGATCTACTTCACCTCGAAGAACTCGGCCGACCCGAAGCTCAAGGAGCTGGCCGCCGACATCAACCACGCGGTGTTCCCGATCGGGCCGGTGGGCGTGCCCACCGAGTCGCACCTGTTCTTCAACCAGATGGTGATGAAGTACACGAAGTACCCGATGGCGGCCAAGGAGTTCCTGCGCTTCATGATGGAGAAGGAGCAGTTCGACCCCTGGCTGCAGGGCGGCGGCGGCTACGTCGCCCAGCCGCTGCGCTTCTACGAGAACAGCGCGATCTGGACCTCCGACCCGAAGAACATGCCCTACCGCGACTCGGTGAAGAACCTGCGCCCGGGCGGCTACGACGGCAAGCTGGGCTACGCCTCGGCCGGCGCGGCGGCCGACTTCATCATCCCGAACATGGTGGCCGAGGCCGCGAGCGGCGCGAGGACGCCCAAGGAGGCGGCCGAACGCGCGCAGAAGCGCGCCGAGCGCTATTACAAGACCTGA
- a CDS encoding glycosyltransferase family 2 protein translates to MSFYPPSLEDSPDPVSRASYAARLADAFAPAGFAALPSGKAGVATGRETLRLSCVVPAYNEAGHLAEFLAALHAALTALTPDVEIIVVNDGSRDATREIAHAHAEALGVRYLELSRNFGKEAALTAGIAHARGNAVLLIDSDFQHPLSLVPEMARLWRDGYDMVYGVIAERDAESWGKRAGSDLFYGLLRMGSSVHIPKHAGDFRWMDRKVVDALRRLPERNRFMKGLYAWVGFRSVALPFTPDARRGGESSFSLRGLGMLALEGLTSFSSLPLRVWSAAGLIISFLAICYGLYIAVGAWMYGNPLQGWPTLAAGLMLFSGVQLLSIGILGEYIGRIYVEVKRRPLYLLAEDLDHSPLTDAHHPHPQPHPQTSRPRSEPHAAPRARDAARGDGGPTHAV, encoded by the coding sequence ATGTCCTTCTATCCGCCTTCGCTGGAAGATTCGCCCGACCCGGTCTCCCGTGCCTCCTACGCCGCGCGGCTCGCCGATGCCTTCGCGCCCGCCGGCTTCGCCGCGCTGCCCTCCGGCAAGGCCGGCGTCGCCACCGGCCGCGAGACGCTGCGCCTGAGCTGCGTGGTGCCGGCCTACAACGAGGCCGGCCACCTGGCCGAGTTCCTGGCCGCGCTGCACGCCGCGCTGACCGCCCTCACGCCCGATGTCGAGATCATCGTCGTCAACGACGGCAGCCGCGACGCCACGCGCGAGATCGCCCACGCGCACGCCGAGGCCCTGGGCGTGCGCTACCTGGAGCTGTCGCGCAATTTCGGCAAGGAAGCGGCGCTGACCGCCGGTATCGCCCACGCGCGCGGCAATGCGGTGCTGCTGATCGATTCGGACTTCCAGCACCCGCTGTCGCTCGTGCCGGAGATGGCGCGGCTCTGGCGCGACGGCTACGACATGGTCTACGGCGTCATCGCCGAGCGCGACGCCGAGTCGTGGGGCAAGCGCGCCGGCAGCGACCTCTTCTACGGCCTGCTGCGCATGGGCAGCTCGGTCCACATCCCCAAGCACGCGGGCGACTTCCGCTGGATGGACCGCAAGGTGGTCGACGCGCTGCGCCGCCTGCCCGAGCGCAACCGCTTCATGAAGGGGCTCTACGCCTGGGTCGGCTTCCGCTCGGTGGCCCTGCCCTTCACGCCCGACGCGCGGCGCGGCGGCGAATCGAGCTTCAGCCTGCGCGGCCTGGGCATGCTGGCGCTCGAGGGCCTGACCTCCTTCAGTTCGCTGCCCCTGCGGGTGTGGAGCGCGGCCGGGCTGATCATCTCGTTCCTGGCGATCTGCTACGGCCTCTACATCGCCGTGGGCGCCTGGATGTACGGCAACCCGCTGCAGGGCTGGCCGACCCTGGCCGCCGGCCTGATGCTGTTCTCCGGCGTCCAGCTGCTGTCGATCGGCATCCTGGGCGAGTACATCGGGCGCATCTACGTCGAGGTCAAGCGCCGCCCGCTCTACCTGCTGGCCGAGGACCTCGACCACAGCCCACTGACCGACGCGCACCACCCCCATCCGCAACCGCACCCGCAGACGTCGCGGCCCCGCTCGGAGCCGCACGCCGCGCCCCGTGCGCGCGACGCCGCGCGGGGCGACGGCGGCCCGACGCATGCCGTCTGA
- a CDS encoding sugar ABC transporter permease: MIARMQNSRNALGFMFMLPAAVLLLLFLTYPLGLGTWLGFTDAKVGRPGQWIGLENYEYLWSDSVVRLALFNTLFYTAVASVLKFFLGLWLAILLNRNIRFKTFFRAVILLPYIVPTALSAIAFWWIYDSQFSIISWALVKMGLIDSYIDFLGSPWNARVAVIIANVWRGVPFVAITLLAGLQTISPSYYEASAIDGATPWQQFRHVTMPLLTPIIAVVMTFSVLFTFTDFQLIYVITRGGPLNATHLMATLSFQRAISGGALGEGAAIAIAMVPFLLACVMFSFFGLQRRAWQQGGSDK; encoded by the coding sequence TTGATCGCGAGGATGCAGAACAGCCGCAACGCGCTGGGCTTCATGTTCATGCTGCCGGCGGCGGTGCTGCTGCTGCTGTTCCTGACCTATCCGCTCGGGCTGGGGACCTGGCTCGGCTTCACCGACGCCAAGGTCGGCCGGCCGGGCCAGTGGATCGGGCTGGAGAACTACGAGTACCTCTGGAGCGACTCGGTGGTGCGGCTGGCGCTGTTCAACACCCTGTTCTACACGGCGGTGGCGAGCGTGCTGAAGTTCTTCCTCGGGCTGTGGCTGGCGATCCTGCTCAACCGCAACATCCGCTTCAAGACCTTCTTCCGCGCGGTCATCCTGCTGCCCTACATCGTGCCGACGGCGCTGTCGGCGATCGCCTTCTGGTGGATCTACGACTCGCAGTTCTCCATCATCAGCTGGGCGCTGGTGAAGATGGGGCTGATCGACAGCTACATCGACTTCCTGGGCAGCCCGTGGAACGCGCGCGTCGCGGTGATCATCGCCAACGTGTGGCGCGGCGTGCCCTTCGTGGCGATCACGCTGCTGGCCGGCCTGCAGACCATCTCGCCGTCCTACTACGAGGCCTCGGCCATCGACGGTGCGACGCCCTGGCAGCAGTTCCGCCACGTCACGATGCCGCTGCTCACGCCGATCATCGCGGTGGTGATGACGTTCTCGGTGCTGTTCACCTTCACCGACTTCCAGCTGATCTACGTCATCACGCGCGGCGGGCCGCTCAACGCGACCCACCTCATGGCCACGCTGTCGTTCCAGCGCGCCATCTCCGGCGGCGCGCTCGGGGAGGGCGCGGCCATCGCCATCGCGATGGTGCCGTTCCTGCTGGCCTGCGTGATGTTCAGCTTCTTCGGCCTGCAGCGACGCGCCTGGCAACAGGGCGGGAGCGACAAATGA
- a CDS encoding ChbG/HpnK family deacetylase, which translates to MPSERPDRDAPPAGTGAAHAGPRPDGAAPRSPTRIALCADDFALHPAVDDAVLRLAHQGRLGATSCMTTSPRWAESARGLRADAPPGLATGLHLNLTEGHGGAAPTLVAVLRDTYARRLGKADARRSVVRQLDAFEQAMGRAPDFIDGHQHVHQLPRVRDALLDVLAERYGVAADAAAMPAVRATVPARRAWGVGKAGVLAVLGGWELRRRLDRLGIPHNTGFAGVYGFDAPTPADYGRHMDRWLAGSPDGTLMMCHPATSIVTGDAIAAQRVVEFDYLASDAFGDSLRRHGVVLARFDGAR; encoded by the coding sequence ATGCCGTCTGAACGCCCGGACCGGGACGCGCCCCCGGCCGGGACCGGCGCCGCGCACGCGGGCCCGCGGCCGGACGGCGCGGCCCCCCGGTCGCCCACACGCATCGCGCTGTGCGCCGACGACTTCGCGCTGCATCCGGCCGTCGACGACGCGGTGCTGCGCCTGGCGCACCAGGGCCGGCTGGGCGCGACCAGCTGCATGACGACCTCGCCGCGCTGGGCCGAATCCGCGCGCGGACTGCGCGCCGATGCGCCGCCGGGCTTGGCGACCGGTCTGCACCTCAACCTCACCGAAGGCCATGGCGGCGCCGCGCCGACGCTCGTCGCCGTGCTGCGCGACACCTATGCGCGCCGTCTCGGAAAGGCCGATGCGCGCCGTTCGGTCGTGCGCCAGCTCGACGCCTTCGAGCAGGCCATGGGCCGGGCCCCGGATTTCATCGACGGCCACCAGCACGTCCACCAGCTGCCCAGAGTGCGCGACGCCCTGCTCGACGTGCTGGCCGAGCGGTATGGCGTCGCGGCGGACGCGGCGGCGATGCCCGCCGTGCGCGCCACGGTGCCGGCGCGGCGGGCCTGGGGCGTGGGCAAGGCCGGCGTGCTGGCCGTGCTGGGCGGCTGGGAATTGCGCCGCCGGCTCGACCGGCTGGGCATCCCCCACAACACCGGCTTCGCCGGCGTCTACGGCTTCGACGCCCCCACCCCGGCCGACTACGGTCGCCACATGGACCGCTGGCTCGCCGGCAGCCCCGACGGCACGCTGATGATGTGCCACCCGGCGACGTCGATCGTCACGGGCGACGCCATCGCGGCGCAGCGCGTGGTGGAGTTCGACTACCTCGCCTCGGACGCCTTCGGCGACAGCCTGCGACGGCACGGTGTCGTGCTGGCGCGCTTCGACGGCGCGCGCTGA
- a CDS encoding carbohydrate ABC transporter permease has product MSKTSDARADTVGMSFLDSVPRKMVTVYLPLVVFLIVLLFPFYWMAITSVKPDAELLSRDGNPFWVITPTLAHFHKLLFQTAYPQWLWNTVLVSVVSTFVSLAASVFAAYAIERLRFSGAKHVGLGIFLAYMVPPSILFIPLANVVFNLGLFDTRWALILTYPTFLIPFCTWLLMGYFRSIPAELEECALIDGANRWQILVKIVLPLAVPGLISAGIFAFTLSWNEFIYALTFISSSEVKTLPVGVVTELVQGDVYQWGPLMAGALLGSLPVAFIYSFFVEYYVSGMTGSVKE; this is encoded by the coding sequence ATGAGCAAGACCTCCGACGCCCGCGCCGACACCGTCGGCATGAGTTTCCTGGACTCCGTGCCGCGCAAGATGGTGACGGTGTACCTGCCGCTGGTGGTCTTCCTGATCGTGCTGCTGTTCCCGTTCTACTGGATGGCGATCACCTCGGTGAAGCCCGACGCCGAGCTGCTCTCGCGCGACGGCAATCCGTTCTGGGTCATCACGCCGACGCTGGCGCACTTCCACAAGCTGCTGTTCCAGACCGCCTACCCGCAGTGGCTGTGGAACACGGTGCTGGTGTCGGTGGTCTCGACCTTCGTCTCGCTGGCGGCGTCGGTGTTCGCGGCCTACGCCATCGAGCGGCTGCGGTTCTCCGGCGCCAAGCACGTCGGGCTGGGGATCTTCCTGGCCTACATGGTGCCGCCGTCGATCCTGTTCATCCCGCTGGCCAACGTGGTGTTCAACCTCGGCCTGTTCGACACGCGCTGGGCGCTGATCCTCACCTACCCGACCTTCCTGATCCCGTTCTGCACCTGGCTGCTGATGGGCTACTTCCGCTCCATCCCGGCCGAGCTGGAGGAATGCGCCCTCATCGACGGCGCCAACCGCTGGCAGATCCTGGTGAAGATCGTGCTGCCGCTGGCGGTGCCGGGCCTGATCTCGGCCGGCATCTTCGCCTTCACGCTGTCGTGGAACGAGTTCATCTACGCGCTCACCTTCATCTCCTCGTCGGAGGTCAAGACGCTGCCCGTGGGCGTGGTGACAGAGCTGGTGCAGGGCGACGTCTACCAGTGGGGGCCGCTGATGGCCGGGGCCCTGCTGGGCTCGCTGCCGGTGGCGTTCATCTACTCGTTCTTCGTCGAGTACTACGTCTCGGGCATGACGGGGTCGGTCAAGGAGTGA
- a CDS encoding UbiA family prenyltransferase — MQQPHLSAGLPPPKRAGGFKDYLAIARLDHSTKHIFIVPGIVLAFVLRGVHNQDLALHVVLGLVVAVCIASANYVINEWLDRESDKHHPTKSKRSAVQTQLSGGWVLVEWLCFVTVGLVCAWLSSWTMLGVAVLFALQGVVYNVPGIRTKDKAYLDVVSESINNPLRLMIGWAMVDATTLPPGSVILSYWLGGAFLMAAKRLSEYREIVASHGRDLLVRYRASFAGYSETALTVSCFVYAMLSAFFLAVFLLKYRIEYILLMPLIVALFGHYLALSMQPGSSAQKPEKLFRERGLLTMMVVLGLGFLAATFVDSPFLESFTDQQFIDLR, encoded by the coding sequence ATGCAACAGCCCCACCTGAGCGCCGGTCTGCCGCCCCCGAAACGGGCCGGCGGATTCAAGGACTACCTGGCGATCGCGCGCCTGGACCACAGCACCAAGCACATCTTCATCGTGCCGGGCATCGTGCTGGCGTTCGTCCTGCGCGGCGTCCACAACCAGGACCTGGCACTGCACGTGGTCCTGGGGCTGGTGGTGGCGGTGTGCATCGCCTCGGCCAACTACGTCATCAACGAGTGGCTCGACCGCGAATCCGACAAGCACCACCCCACCAAGTCCAAGCGCTCCGCCGTGCAGACGCAGCTCTCCGGCGGCTGGGTGCTGGTCGAATGGCTGTGCTTCGTCACCGTGGGACTGGTCTGCGCCTGGCTCTCGAGCTGGACGATGCTGGGCGTCGCGGTGCTGTTCGCGCTGCAGGGCGTGGTCTACAACGTGCCGGGCATCCGCACCAAGGACAAGGCCTACCTCGACGTCGTCTCGGAGTCCATCAACAACCCGCTGCGCCTGATGATCGGCTGGGCCATGGTCGATGCGACGACGCTGCCGCCGGGCTCGGTCATCCTGTCGTACTGGCTGGGCGGGGCGTTCCTGATGGCGGCCAAGCGCCTGTCGGAGTACCGCGAGATCGTCGCCTCGCACGGCCGCGACCTGCTGGTGCGCTATCGCGCGAGCTTCGCCGGCTACAGCGAGACCGCGCTGACGGTCTCGTGCTTCGTCTACGCCATGCTCTCGGCGTTCTTCCTGGCGGTGTTCCTGCTGAAGTACCGCATCGAGTACATCCTGCTGATGCCGCTGATCGTGGCGCTGTTCGGCCACTACCTGGCCCTGTCGATGCAGCCCGGATCGTCGGCCCAGAAGCCGGAGAAGCTGTTCCGCGAGCGCGGCCTGCTCACGATGATGGTCGTGCTCGGCCTGGGCTTCCTGGCCGCCACCTTCGTCGATTCGCCGTTCCTGGAGTCTTTCACGGACCAGCAGTTCATCGACCTGCGATGA
- a CDS encoding FCD domain-containing protein, translating into MESDRLSDRLASRLAAQIESGELRPGDRLPTEHHMALAHGVSRTVVREAVHQLKSKALVVSRQGSGVFVAQPPTHRALAFDPAVLGSVQAVVHVVEVRRVLEGEIAALAAERATRAQIAAMRRALKSIDAAVAEGRDGVAEDLGFHRLIGEATGNPQFRLLLGFLEQYLREGMRITRGNEARRADFMQAVQQEHRAIVEAIAARDPAAARDHATRHILSGEGRLVEAGVIGARRRPSPKPPRTIKETP; encoded by the coding sequence ATCGAGTCCGACCGCCTGTCCGACCGCCTGGCCTCGCGCCTGGCCGCGCAGATCGAATCGGGCGAACTGCGGCCCGGCGACCGCCTGCCCACCGAGCACCACATGGCGCTCGCGCACGGCGTCTCGCGCACCGTGGTGCGCGAGGCGGTGCACCAGCTCAAGTCGAAGGCGCTCGTCGTCTCGCGCCAGGGCTCGGGCGTGTTCGTCGCGCAGCCACCGACGCACCGCGCCCTGGCCTTCGACCCGGCCGTGCTGGGGTCCGTGCAGGCCGTGGTTCACGTGGTGGAGGTGCGCCGCGTGCTGGAAGGCGAGATCGCCGCGCTGGCCGCCGAGCGCGCCACGCGCGCCCAGATCGCCGCGATGCGCCGCGCGCTGAAGTCCATCGACGCCGCCGTGGCCGAGGGGCGCGACGGCGTGGCCGAGGACCTGGGCTTCCACCGCCTGATCGGCGAGGCCACCGGCAACCCGCAGTTCCGGCTGCTGCTGGGCTTCCTGGAGCAGTACCTGCGCGAGGGCATGCGCATCACGCGCGGCAACGAGGCCCGGCGCGCCGACTTCATGCAGGCCGTGCAGCAGGAGCACCGCGCCATCGTCGAGGCCATCGCCGCGCGCGACCCGGCGGCGGCGCGCGACCACGCCACGCGGCACATCCTCAGCGGCGAGGGCCGGCTGGTCGAGGCCGGCGTGATCGGTGCGCGGCGCCGTCCTTCCCCGAAGCCACCCAGAACCATCAAGGAGACCCCATGA